In the genome of bacterium, one region contains:
- a CDS encoding TMEM14 family protein, which produces MIAKKIALGFGIAVVLPMMVHYGVSTFSPRVKWQDYQIENYSQRYKRATPAEKVKLEKEKSQLTKQRKEHEKRFEKHLFFVAAPIGIAAIIVGSVIAVQSIGTGLIFGGIFTLLNGYCWYWSELQDWMRFLSLLVAFVILIFIGYRKFGK; this is translated from the coding sequence ATGATTGCAAAAAAAATCGCCCTAGGATTTGGAATCGCGGTTGTTCTGCCAATGATGGTTCATTATGGTGTAAGTACTTTTAGCCCACGTGTGAAGTGGCAAGACTATCAGATTGAGAACTATTCTCAACGTTACAAAAGAGCAACTCCCGCTGAAAAAGTAAAGCTTGAAAAAGAGAAATCGCAACTGACAAAGCAGCGAAAAGAACATGAAAAACGCTTTGAAAAGCATTTATTTTTCGTGGCTGCTCCAATAGGTATAGCTGCAATCATCGTTGGTTCTGTCATCGCAGTTCAAAGTATTGGGACAGGGCTCATATTTGGGGGAATTTTTACTCTTTTGAATGGTTATTGCTGGTATTGGTCGGAATTACAGGACTGGATGAGATTTTTGTCGCTTCTGGTTGCTTTTGTAATTCTCATCTTTATTGGATATCGTAAATTTGGTAAATAA
- a CDS encoding MarR family transcriptional regulator: MSVFEEMGFNPEQINKNEEFVYNIARTYLMLTKEFSEFYKEFKFTPAKFNALVLIEHLGKEDGVSQIEISEKLIVTGANITGLIDRLEKDKLVVRIPDIKDRRSNRIKITKKGEELIEKIWPLHIEKTNSLIKHISNNRKYEVIGCLTEIRERLGKEVR, encoded by the coding sequence ATGAGCGTATTTGAAGAGATGGGCTTTAATCCGGAACAGATCAACAAAAACGAGGAGTTTGTCTACAATATAGCCAGAACATATCTTATGCTTACCAAGGAATTTTCAGAGTTCTACAAAGAATTTAAGTTTACACCCGCAAAATTCAACGCGTTGGTTCTTATTGAACATCTTGGCAAGGAAGACGGTGTATCTCAAATAGAAATATCAGAAAAACTTATTGTGACAGGAGCTAATATAACAGGGCTTATTGACAGATTGGAGAAAGATAAGCTGGTTGTGAGAATCCCTGATATTAAAGATAGGAGATCAAATAGAATAAAGATAACTAAAAAAGGCGAGGAATTAATAGAGAAAATCTGGCCATTGCATATTGAAAAAACAAATTCATTAATAAAACATATTTCCAATAATAGGAAATATGAGGTTATTGGGTGTTTAACGGAGATAAGAGAAAGATTGGGAAAGGAGGTGAGATAA